The following coding sequences are from one Paenarthrobacter ureafaciens window:
- a CDS encoding response regulator transcription factor, whose protein sequence is MHVLIVEDDDAMASALGAAVTSAGHKPTRVSRGEDALLDHRNHEVILLDLGLPDLDGLEVLRKLRQVTHIPILILTARDDERSVVLGLRSGADDYLVKPVKLVELLARIEAVTRRARRSGQSTPHEVTVGPLTVDLDRRLAVVDDRELSLTATEFDLLSLLVRNAGSVVTREQILDALWGDAFVAHSRSLDVHLTGLRSKLQLPGFIINVRGVGYRVEQG, encoded by the coding sequence GTGCACGTGCTCATCGTCGAGGACGACGACGCCATGGCGTCGGCACTGGGGGCTGCCGTGACGTCGGCGGGCCACAAACCAACCAGGGTGTCCCGCGGTGAAGATGCACTCCTGGACCACCGCAACCACGAGGTCATCCTCCTGGATCTGGGCCTCCCGGACCTGGACGGGTTGGAAGTGCTCAGGAAGCTCCGCCAAGTCACGCACATCCCCATCCTGATCCTCACGGCGCGCGATGATGAACGCAGCGTGGTCCTGGGCCTGCGCTCGGGTGCGGACGATTACCTGGTCAAGCCGGTCAAGCTGGTGGAGCTGCTCGCCCGGATCGAGGCCGTGACGCGAAGGGCCCGCCGCTCCGGCCAGAGCACACCCCATGAGGTCACCGTGGGGCCGTTGACCGTAGACCTCGACCGCCGCCTCGCCGTCGTCGACGACAGGGAACTCAGCCTCACCGCTACCGAATTCGACCTCCTCAGCCTCTTGGTCCGCAACGCCGGCTCCGTGGTGACCCGTGAGCAGATTCTGGATGCCCTGTGGGGCGACGCCTTCGTGGCGCACTCCCGCTCCTTGGATGTCCACCTGACCGGCCTGAGGTCCAAGCTGCAACTGCCCGGGTTCATCATCAACGTGCGGGGCGTCGGGTATCGCGTGGAGCAGGGATGA
- a CDS encoding MFS transporter: MSTQQAAPLSEAAQTRKAVSNILKGSAGNLVEWFDLYVYTVFAAYFQSHFFNSKDELQAGLEAMAVFSTSFLMRPIGSWFFGRYADRKGRKAALTLSVTLMSAGSFAIAILPTQDVIGLWAMILLVFVRVVQGFSVGGEYGTSATYMSEAATAKRRGFFSSFQYVTLIGGQMLALLVLVILQNTMSKEDLTEWGWRIPFAIGGVAALVVLWLRRSMEETVSADQIRAAHVKVEGEAQPGSMKLLFTKHWKPLLICIGITLGGTVAFYTYTNFILKFMNDTSGIAKTDTSVINFWALFIFMLLQPVYGMLSDKIGRKPLLIWFGVTGVLFTWPLLSTLAGTKDPFVAFLLMMGGLLMVGGYTSINALVKAELFPASIRALGVGLGYAIANSLFGGTVPLIGAALQKAGQVDMFFTYVTAAIFISLLVYVFALKNKKATHLDTEQGHAWGNRKDDDKKDLVNV; encoded by the coding sequence ATGAGCACCCAACAAGCCGCGCCTCTGAGCGAGGCGGCACAGACACGCAAGGCCGTGAGCAACATCCTCAAGGGCTCTGCGGGCAACCTCGTGGAGTGGTTCGACCTCTACGTGTACACCGTTTTTGCCGCGTACTTCCAGTCGCACTTCTTCAACTCCAAGGACGAACTGCAGGCTGGCCTTGAAGCGATGGCGGTCTTCTCGACGTCGTTCCTCATGCGTCCGATCGGCAGCTGGTTCTTCGGCCGCTACGCGGACCGTAAGGGCCGGAAGGCTGCCCTGACGCTGAGCGTGACCCTGATGTCCGCGGGTTCGTTCGCCATTGCGATCCTGCCTACCCAGGACGTCATCGGCCTGTGGGCCATGATCCTCTTGGTCTTCGTCCGCGTGGTCCAAGGCTTCTCCGTCGGCGGCGAGTACGGGACCAGCGCCACGTACATGTCCGAGGCAGCAACGGCCAAGCGTCGCGGCTTCTTCTCCAGCTTCCAGTACGTCACGCTCATCGGCGGCCAGATGCTGGCCCTCCTGGTCCTCGTGATCCTGCAGAACACCATGAGCAAGGAAGACCTGACCGAGTGGGGCTGGCGCATTCCGTTCGCAATCGGCGGCGTTGCTGCACTGGTTGTCCTGTGGCTCCGCCGCTCCATGGAAGAGACCGTCTCCGCCGACCAGATCCGTGCAGCGCACGTCAAGGTTGAGGGCGAGGCCCAGCCGGGCAGCATGAAGCTCCTGTTCACCAAGCACTGGAAGCCGCTGCTGATCTGCATCGGCATCACCCTCGGCGGCACGGTGGCGTTCTATACCTACACCAACTTCATCCTGAAGTTCATGAACGATACCTCCGGCATCGCAAAGACCGACACCTCCGTCATCAACTTCTGGGCACTGTTCATCTTCATGTTGCTGCAGCCCGTCTACGGCATGTTGTCGGACAAGATCGGCCGCAAGCCGCTGCTGATCTGGTTCGGCGTCACCGGTGTCCTGTTCACTTGGCCGCTGCTCTCCACCCTGGCCGGAACCAAGGATCCGTTCGTCGCCTTCCTGCTCATGATGGGCGGCCTCTTGATGGTTGGCGGCTACACGTCCATCAATGCGCTGGTGAAGGCTGAACTCTTCCCGGCATCCATCCGTGCGCTGGGCGTGGGTCTTGGCTACGCGATCGCCAACTCGCTGTTCGGCGGTACGGTCCCGCTGATCGGCGCTGCCCTGCAGAAAGCCGGCCAGGTGGACATGTTCTTCACCTACGTCACGGCGGCCATCTTCATCTCGCTGTTGGTGTACGTCTTCGCCCTCAAGAACAAGAAGGCTACGCACCTCGATACCGAGCAGGGACATGCTTGGGGAAACCGCAAAGACGACGACAAGAAGGACCTCGTCAACGTCTAA
- a CDS encoding methyltransferase family protein, which produces MSPLARLAGAVKREAAGIPLPPGQVLGLVLDAVLQRIHPLPTLSARRARRSAGTLLVLTGVGITVWAVAERRRHTTGSFALGRPEALVTSGPYSASRHPMYLGWWLIHAGVAVYKGSRWAAATLPAGMAVEHFGALWEEKALQKEFGPAYSQYMGNVPRYVGFPARTPDGGERS; this is translated from the coding sequence ATGAGCCCACTCGCACGGCTGGCCGGCGCGGTGAAACGGGAAGCGGCCGGCATCCCTTTGCCACCCGGGCAGGTGCTCGGGTTGGTCTTGGACGCGGTCCTACAACGGATACACCCCTTGCCCACGTTGTCCGCCCGACGCGCCCGCAGGAGCGCCGGGACGCTGTTGGTGCTGACCGGCGTCGGAATTACCGTTTGGGCGGTGGCGGAACGACGGCGGCACACCACCGGAAGCTTTGCCTTGGGCCGTCCGGAAGCGTTGGTGACCAGCGGTCCGTACTCCGCGAGCCGGCATCCGATGTACCTGGGCTGGTGGTTAATCCACGCAGGGGTTGCGGTGTACAAGGGCTCGCGCTGGGCGGCTGCAACCCTGCCCGCGGGCATGGCCGTGGAACACTTCGGCGCGTTGTGGGAAGAGAAGGCCCTCCAGAAGGAGTTTGGTCCGGCGTATAGCCAGTACATGGGCAACGTCCCGCGTTACGTCGGGTTCCCTGCGCGGACGCCCGACGGCGGTGAGCGGAGTTAG